A genomic window from Phyllopteryx taeniolatus isolate TA_2022b chromosome 2, UOR_Ptae_1.2, whole genome shotgun sequence includes:
- the LOC133474521 gene encoding uncharacterized protein LOC133474521, translating to VICSESREQVEEQLERWRRALESRGMKISRSKTEYMCMNERGGGGRMRLQGEEMARVEDLKYLGSTVQSNGECGQEVKKRVQAGWNGWRKVSGVLCDRRVSARMKGKVYKTVVRPAMMYGLETVALKRKQEAELEVAEMKMLRFALGVTRLDKIRNELIRGTAKVRCFGDKVRESRFQWFGHVQRRESEYIGRRMMRMELPGKRARGRPKRRLMDVVREDMMAVGVREEDAGDRLSWKRMTRCGDP from the coding sequence gtgatctgcagtgaaagcagggagcaggtggaggaacagttagaaagatggaggcgtgcactggaaagcagaggaatgaagattagccgaagtaaaacagaatatatgtgcatgaatgagaggggtggtgggggaagaatgaggctacagggagaagagatggcaagggtagaggacttgaaatacttggggtcaaccgtccagagcaatggtgagtgtggtcaggaagtgaagaaacgggtccaagcaggttggaacgggtggaggaaggtgtcaggtgtgttatgtgacagaagagtctctgctaggatgaagggcaaagtttataaaacagtggtgaggccagccatgatgtatggattagagacagtggcactgaagagaaaacaggaagcagagctggaggtggcggaaatgaagatgttgaggttcgctctcggagtgaccaggttggataaaattagaaatgagctcatcagagggacggccaaggttcgatgttttggagacaaagttagagagagcagatttcaatggtttggacacgtccagaggagagagagtgagtatattggtagaaggatgatgaggatggagctgccaggcaagagagctagaggaagaccaaagagaaggttgatggatgtcgtgagggaagacatgatggcagttggtgttcgagaggaggatgcaggagataggctctcatggaaaaggatgacgcgctgtggcgacccctaa